A genome region from Aliivibrio salmonicida LFI1238 includes the following:
- a CDS encoding IS91-like element ISVsa9 family transposase — translation MHAYKPLKQLFNSQNNWLKFLHNNKANLRAVVIENVTKMLSCGTAAFGSREYHCCNPDCTHIKYIHQTCKSRACSSCGMKATERWIQKQQHVFPECEYQHITFTLPNTLWPIFRHNRWLLNKLFKCAANILLGWAKDKGIDVGIFCALHTYGRKLNWNTHLHLSVTRGGICERTGLWKPIYFQMKTTEPCWRAAIVSLLGKAYDELDLSSEECPYIRNKTDWSRFLSSQYNRRWKLHFAKKTNNVKPTMNYLGRYLKRPPISASRLSHYAKGGMITFNYLDHRTGTTDSLTLSPEEMIRRIVEHYPDKHFKMIRYYGFLSMRRRGEALPRVYAALGMTIEAEPKMPGYAAMLKGYVKVDPYECILCESRLVFTNFRVGNSVNDLVTHAIVQSELRAA, via the coding sequence ATGCACGCATATAAACCCCTGAAACAATTATTTAATAGTCAAAATAACTGGCTTAAATTTCTTCATAATAACAAAGCTAACCTAAGAGCGGTCGTGATTGAAAATGTCACAAAGATGCTGTCCTGTGGGACAGCGGCTTTTGGCTCTCGCGAATATCATTGTTGCAACCCTGACTGTACCCATATCAAATATATTCACCAAACCTGTAAATCTCGAGCGTGCAGTAGCTGTGGCATGAAAGCCACAGAGCGATGGATACAAAAGCAACAACATGTCTTCCCTGAATGCGAATATCAACACATCACCTTTACCCTTCCAAACACGCTATGGCCTATCTTTCGTCATAACCGTTGGCTGTTAAATAAATTATTCAAATGTGCTGCAAACATTCTGCTGGGATGGGCAAAAGATAAAGGAATAGATGTCGGTATCTTTTGTGCTCTTCATACTTACGGTCGAAAACTGAATTGGAATACGCACTTACATTTATCGGTCACTCGTGGGGGAATTTGTGAACGTACCGGTTTATGGAAACCCATTTACTTCCAAATGAAAACGACAGAGCCTTGTTGGAGAGCGGCTATCGTCAGTTTATTGGGTAAGGCTTATGATGAGCTTGATTTATCAAGCGAAGAATGCCCCTATATCCGTAATAAAACGGATTGGTCACGCTTTTTAAGCAGTCAATATAATCGTCGTTGGAAGCTTCATTTTGCTAAAAAGACAAATAATGTAAAACCGACGATGAACTATCTTGGTCGGTATTTAAAACGGCCCCCGATTTCAGCGTCACGTTTAAGTCATTACGCCAAAGGCGGAATGATAACGTTTAATTATTTAGACCATCGAACAGGAACAACAGACAGCCTAACATTATCACCAGAAGAGATGATAAGACGGATAGTAGAGCACTATCCTGATAAACATTTCAAGATGATCCGATACTACGGTTTTTTATCAATGCGTCGTCGTGGAGAAGCTCTGCCTAGAGTTTATGCAGCTTTAGGTATGACAATAGAAGCTGAGCCGAAAATGCCAGGGTATGCCGCAATGTTAAAAGGATATGTAAAAGTAGATCCGTACGAATGTATTTTATGTGAAAGTCGTCTGGTGTTTACGAATTTCCGAGTCGGAAATTCGGTCAATGATTTAGTCACCCATGCGATAGTTCAGTCAGAATTGAGGGCAGCATAA
- a CDS encoding MCP four helix bundle domain-containing protein: MNNIKIRYLLLSIALIPIIGMMVILMVSLNQTDKINAQSTEIATNMLPSTKLLGSLNTQTSDFRLEESEMIILKDSTKTIDVYNKKLKEINEIIGKYRNFISSKQEGTLFDEFERTFKIYETESKKLITLIDEGRMEQAAKFHFTSHQKCYNDYSELLLALIDLNEKDSVAASNLGDELFNNSMIIIGLVFLGSITISIIVSFFIITRFEKSMKGISEGITSLSLGDLNNSSEVISGENELARLSKDYQGVISKLQGIVGGLFSVSEQVSSSSEELIVVMQNTAKNIQSELAQVEVISTAISELSSTR, translated from the coding sequence ATGAACAATATCAAAATACGTTATTTATTACTATCAATAGCTCTAATTCCAATTATTGGTATGATGGTAATTCTAATGGTCTCTTTAAATCAAACAGATAAGATAAATGCTCAATCAACAGAAATAGCAACAAACATGTTACCTTCGACTAAACTTCTTGGGAGTTTAAATACTCAAACTTCTGATTTTCGCCTAGAAGAATCAGAAATGATTATTTTAAAAGACTCTACTAAAACTATTGATGTATATAATAAGAAGTTGAAAGAAATAAATGAAATTATAGGAAAATATCGCAATTTTATCTCATCAAAACAAGAAGGTACTTTATTTGATGAGTTTGAAAGAACGTTTAAAATATATGAAACAGAGTCAAAAAAATTAATTACTCTGATTGATGAAGGCAGGATGGAGCAAGCGGCTAAGTTTCATTTTACTTCTCACCAGAAATGCTATAATGATTATAGTGAACTACTGCTTGCTTTGATTGATTTAAATGAAAAAGATTCTGTAGCTGCAAGTAATCTTGGGGATGAGCTGTTTAATAATTCAATGATAATTATAGGGCTTGTATTTTTAGGTTCGATTACCATATCAATTATTGTTTCTTTTTTTATTATTACTCGATTTGAAAAATCAATGAAAGGAATTTCAGAGGGCATTACTAGCCTCTCATTAGGAGACTTAAATAACTCTTCAGAGGTTATTAGTGGGGAAAATGAATTAGCAAGACTATCAAAAGATTACCAAGGTGTAATATCGAAGTTACAAGGGATTGTTGGGGGGTTATTTTCGGTTTCAGAGCAAGTTAGTTCTTCTTCTGAAGAGCTTATTGTTGTCATGCAAAATACAGCTAAAAATATTCAAAGTGAGTTAGCTCAAGTAGAGGTAATTTCTACTGCAATCAGTGAACTCTCAAGTACAAGGTAA
- a CDS encoding outer membrane beta-barrel protein, with translation MKTRFLPLLFLISSSVYAANHQIGVGIGYGGTEGSNDWTDSGFASKIDYSYQFHPNFSTEIGYAGIDGMTSNVISTAFDQSKQHVKYSTGYLGLKASLYPVSFFNIYALGGANYSNVEKTFTPTGQAERTVSHKGLNPYYGLGAEVVAFSTIGFNAEYRKFILANDFESDVFFAGLNLKF, from the coding sequence ATGAAAACACGTTTCTTACCCTTGTTATTCCTTATTTCTTCTAGTGTCTACGCCGCAAACCATCAAATTGGCGTTGGGATTGGTTACGGCGGCACCGAAGGGTCAAATGATTGGACTGACTCAGGTTTCGCGAGTAAAATTGACTATTCTTACCAGTTTCATCCTAATTTCTCTACAGAGATTGGTTATGCAGGAATCGATGGTATGACCAGTAATGTTATTTCCACCGCTTTTGACCAATCCAAACAGCACGTGAAGTACTCCACAGGCTACCTCGGCCTCAAAGCCAGTCTTTATCCTGTTTCGTTTTTCAATATCTATGCGCTGGGTGGTGCCAACTACTCAAACGTTGAGAAAACCTTTACCCCAACGGGTCAGGCAGAGAGAACGGTGTCTCACAAGGGCCTCAATCCATATTATGGACTTGGGGCTGAGGTTGTTGCCTTCAGCACGATCGGCTTCAATGCCGAATACCGTAAATTTATCTTAGCCAACGATTTCGAATCCGATGTGTTCTTTGCTGGGCTGAATCTTAAGTTCTAG
- a CDS encoding IS91-like element ISVsa9 family transposase: MHAYKPLKQLFNSQNNWLKFLHNNKANLRAVVIENVTKMLSCGTAAFGSREYHCCNPDCTHIKYIHQTCKSRACSSCGMKATERWIQKQQHVFPECEYQHITFTLPNTLWPIFRHNRLLNKLFKCAANILLGWAKDKGIDVGIFCALHTYGRKLNWNTHLHLSVTRGGICERTGLWKPIYFQMKTTEPCWRAAIVSLLGKAYYELDLSSEECPYIRNKTDWSRFLSSQYNRRWKLHFAKKTNNVKPTMNYLGRYLKRPPISASRLSHYAKGGMITFNYLDHRTGTTDSLTLSPEEMIRRIVEHYPDKHFKMIRYYGFLSMRRRGEALPRVYAALGMTIEAEPKMPGYAAMLKGYVKVDPYECILCESRLVFTNFRVGNSVNDLVTHAIVQSELRAA, encoded by the coding sequence ATGCACGCATATAAACCCCTGAAACAATTATTTAATAGTCAAAATAACTGGCTTAAATTTCTTCATAATAACAAAGCTAACCTAAGAGCGGTCGTGATTGAAAATGTCACAAAGATGCTGTCCTGTGGGACAGCGGCTTTTGGCTCTCGCGAATATCATTGTTGCAACCCTGACTGTACCCATATCAAATATATTCACCAAACCTGTAAATCTCGAGCGTGCAGTAGCTGTGGCATGAAAGCCACAGAGCGATGGATACAAAAGCAACAACATGTCTTCCCTGAATGCGAATATCAACACATCACCTTTACCCTTCCAAACACGCTATGGCCTATCTTTCGTCATAACCGTTTGTTAAATAAATTATTCAAATGTGCTGCAAACATTCTGCTGGGATGGGCAAAAGATAAAGGAATAGATGTCGGTATCTTTTGTGCTCTTCATACTTACGGTCGAAAACTGAATTGGAATACGCACTTACATTTATCGGTCACTCGTGGGGGAATTTGTGAACGTACCGGTTTATGGAAACCCATTTACTTCCAAATGAAAACGACAGAGCCTTGTTGGAGAGCGGCTATCGTCAGTTTATTGGGTAAGGCTTATTATGAGCTTGATTTATCAAGCGAAGAATGCCCCTATATCCGTAATAAAACGGATTGGTCACGCTTTTTAAGCAGTCAATATAATCGTCGTTGGAAGCTTCATTTTGCTAAAAAGACAAATAATGTAAAACCGACGATGAACTATCTTGGTCGGTATTTAAAACGGCCCCCGATTTCAGCGTCACGTTTAAGTCATTACGCCAAAGGCGGAATGATAACGTTTAATTATTTAGACCATCGAACAGGAACAACAGACAGCCTAACATTATCACCAGAAGAGATGATAAGACGGATAGTAGAGCACTATCCTGATAAACATTTCAAGATGATCCGATACTACGGTTTTTTATCAATGCGTCGTCGTGGAGAAGCTCTGCCTAGAGTTTATGCAGCTTTAGGTATGACAATAGAAGCTGAGCCGAAAATGCCAGGGTATGCCGCAATGTTAAAAGGATATGTAAAAGTAGATCCGTACGAATGTATTTTATGTGAAAGTCGTCTGGTGTTTACGAATTTCCGAGTCGGAAATTCGGTCAATGATTTAGTCACCCATGCGATAGTTCAGTCAGAATTGAGGGCAGCATAA
- a CDS encoding glycosyltransferase family 25 protein, which produces MIKVIVLSLKDSPRRAIITERLKKRGITDFEFYDAFDARAMEISDLEKLFDVKRFRDTYGREPARGEIGCTLSHLGIWKRISESDCENWMVLEDDAILMPWFGILFREGNYPSNLTILGHSKLSVWKGFLSNIKRIVIKPNLIASVRKFGYLLGEKSEYHWYGTVGFALPKVSAIKLDKELGTYPFFLADDFLIYSKYVTINHAHPYFVYEDFSGLESTIEHERVMNKKDS; this is translated from the coding sequence ATGATTAAAGTAATAGTGTTATCTCTGAAAGATTCACCTCGTCGTGCAATCATCACAGAGAGACTAAAGAAACGTGGCATTACAGATTTCGAGTTCTATGATGCTTTTGATGCAAGAGCTATGGAAATATCGGATTTAGAGAAACTGTTCGACGTTAAAAGGTTCCGTGACACTTACGGGCGTGAACCTGCTAGGGGTGAGATTGGTTGTACTCTAAGCCACTTAGGTATTTGGAAGCGAATCTCCGAAAGCGATTGTGAGAATTGGATGGTACTAGAAGACGACGCAATACTTATGCCTTGGTTTGGTATCCTCTTTAGAGAAGGGAATTACCCTTCAAATCTGACGATTCTTGGACATTCAAAACTTAGTGTATGGAAAGGTTTTTTATCTAACATTAAGCGGATTGTTATTAAGCCTAATCTGATAGCTTCTGTTAGAAAGTTTGGATATCTACTTGGTGAGAAGAGTGAATATCATTGGTATGGTACTGTAGGTTTCGCTTTGCCTAAGGTTAGTGCAATCAAGTTGGACAAAGAACTTGGTACATACCCCTTCTTCTTAGCCGATGATTTCTTGATTTACAGTAAATATGTGACAATCAATCACGCGCACCCGTATTTCGTATATGAAGATTTTTCAGGATTAGAAAGTACGATTGAACATGAGCGAGTTATGAATAAAAAGGATTCGTAG
- a CDS encoding ISAs1 family transposase — protein MMNYDEFKEHFNILSDTRQSRKSTYNFFEVMFQVVTAMLCGMKTWDEIDTFGEENLTWFRKFSDYSNGVPSHDTIARIVSLVDPDEFSICFTRWCNDIQYEKSLDTTHVAIDGESLRGTYDYSKNKYLTHMVNAYSVDTGLVLGQLKTDSKSNEITTIPEILKLIKVKNRTISLDAMGCQRTIAADIVNREGDYLLAVKGNQERLHNMLFK, from the coding sequence ATGATGAATTACGACGAGTTTAAAGAGCATTTTAACATATTAAGCGATACACGTCAGTCGAGAAAATCGACGTATAATTTCTTTGAAGTAATGTTCCAAGTAGTTACCGCAATGTTGTGTGGAATGAAGACCTGGGATGAGATAGATACCTTTGGTGAAGAGAATTTAACGTGGTTTAGAAAATTTAGCGATTACTCTAATGGAGTACCGAGCCACGATACCATTGCTCGAATAGTTAGCTTGGTTGACCCAGATGAATTTTCAATTTGTTTTACACGGTGGTGCAATGATATTCAGTATGAAAAATCATTAGATACGACTCATGTAGCGATTGATGGGGAATCATTAAGAGGAACATATGACTATAGTAAAAACAAATACTTAACTCATATGGTAAATGCTTATTCTGTTGATACAGGCTTGGTTTTAGGTCAATTAAAAACAGATTCTAAGAGTAATGAAATTACGACAATTCCTGAAATACTAAAGCTAATTAAAGTTAAAAACAGAACTATTAGTCTTGATGCAATGGGCTGTCAGAGAACAATTGCAGCAGATATTGTTAATAGAGAAGGTGATTACTTATTAGCAGTGAAAGGTAACCAAGAACGCTTACATAATATGTTATTTAAATAA
- a CDS encoding ISAs1 family transposase yields the protein MCYLNKFSFAQLAQLAHLECDKFETEEVGKRGSKMVRSYYVVPFTEVFGDFSVDWKGLESLCIAVTYNKHNKSNSGSLGIRYFISSKKLSAEEFGKLCRGHWGVESMHWWLDSVMKEDDSKIMYQHAAENLSRIRQMCMNFIKLVNLKGTLKKRQLKCALNTDFREMVLFGT from the coding sequence ATATGTTATTTAAATAAATTTTCTTTTGCTCAACTTGCTCAACTTGCTCATTTAGAGTGTGATAAATTTGAAACGGAAGAAGTCGGTAAGCGCGGAAGCAAAATGGTTAGGTCTTATTATGTTGTGCCATTTACAGAAGTATTTGGAGACTTCTCTGTTGATTGGAAAGGTCTAGAAAGTTTATGTATAGCAGTGACTTATAATAAACATAACAAAAGTAACTCAGGCTCTTTAGGTATTAGATATTTCATATCATCTAAGAAATTATCAGCAGAAGAGTTTGGTAAATTATGCCGAGGCCATTGGGGTGTAGAAAGCATGCATTGGTGGTTGGATAGCGTAATGAAAGAAGACGATAGCAAGATAATGTATCAGCATGCTGCAGAGAATTTATCTAGGATCCGCCAGATGTGTATGAACTTCATAAAATTGGTGAATTTAAAAGGAACGTTAAAGAAACGGCAGTTGAAATGTGCACTTAATACAGACTTTAGAGAGATGGTATTATTTGGCACTTAG